In the Euphorbia lathyris chromosome 5, ddEupLath1.1, whole genome shotgun sequence genome, one interval contains:
- the LOC136230764 gene encoding cytochrome P450 71AU50-like, with amino-acid sequence MARELTVIVALLIFLVQAWRKMSMSKSKLPPGPLGFPILGSLHLLIQFPHQALYQLSKKYGPIIHIRIGQVSAIVVSSPQFAESFLKTHDIVFANRPVHVSSKYMTYDQKNITLSPYGSYWHNVRKMCTTQLLSKEKIDSFRSMRKQELNLLVDYIKEASSQGTVINLTAKIASLSADMSCRMVFGKKYKEKEFDERGFRAVMREFLRLLSAPNLGDYFPLIAPFDLQGLRKKIEDVSKVFDRFLEKVIDEHIQFKDENRTKDLVDIMLELMGTKESEYLKGRDNVKALMLDMLLGSMDTTSTSIDWMLSEIMRHPRVMNKLQMELQDKVGMNRTVEESDLANLEYLDMVIKESLRLHPVAPLLVPHKATQDTIVEGFLIPKDSQIFINAWGIGRDPSVWSDAEKFWPERFIGTNIDVHGRNFELIPFGSGRRGCAGVQLAMTVTPLVVAQLLHCFNWKLPNDMLPNDLDMTEKAGLVTIRKNHLQAIPSYRLQI; translated from the exons ATGGCTAGGGAACTTACAGTCATAGTTGCCTTGTTGATTTTCCTAGTCCAAGCATGGAGAAAGATGAGCATGTCTAAGAGTAAACTACCTCCTGGACCACTTGGATTCCCAATATTAGGCAGCCTTCATTTATTAATACAATTCCCTCACCAAGCTTTGTATCAACTATCAAAAAAATATGGCCCTATTATCCATATACGCATAGGCCAAGTGTCGGCTATTGTTGTTTCGTCGCCTCAGTTCGCCGAGTCATTTCTTAAGACCCACGACATTGTTTTCGCGAACAGGCCTGTTCATGTTTCGTCCAAGTACATGACTTATGACCAGAAGAACATAACCCTTTCGCCATATGGCTCGTATTGGCACAATGTCCGCAAGATGTGCACCACACAATTGCTAAGTAAAGAGAAGATAGATTCATTCAGGTCTATGAGAAAACAAGAGCTGAACCTGTTGGTAGATTACATTAAGGAGGCTTCTTCTCAAGGCACTGTGATTAATCTTACGGCTAAGATTGCTTCTCTTAGTGCTGATATGAGTTGTAGAATGGTTTTTGGGAAAAAATATAAGGAAAAGGAATTTGATGAGAGAGGTTTCAGGGCTGTTATGAGAGAGTTTCTGAGACTACTATCAGCTCCTAATTTGGGCGATTACTTCCCTTTGATTGCACCATTTGATCTTCAGGGTTTGAGAAAGAAAATAGAGGATGTTAGCAAAGTGTTTGACAGATTCCTTGAGAAAGTAATCGATGAACATATTCAGTTTAAAGACGAAAACCGAACAAAAGACTTGGTTGATATTATGTTGGAACTAATGGGGACTAAAGAATCTGAGTATCTTAAAGGTCGAGATAATGTCAAAGCCCTTATGTTG GACATGCTACTAGGATCAATGGATACTACATCAACATCAATTGATTGGATGCTTTCAGAAATCATGAGACACCCAAGAGTGATGAACAAATTACAAATGGAGCTACAAGATAAAGTAGGCATGAACAGAACAGTTGAAGAATCAGATTTAGCAAATTTAGAATATTTAGATATGGTTATAAAGGAATCATTGAGACTCCATCCAGTAGCACCATTACTAGTCCCACACAAAGCAACACAAGACACAATTGTTGAGGGATTTCTCATCCCTAAAGATTCCCAAATTTTTATAAATGCTTGGGGCATAGGAAGAGATCCCAGTGTGTGGTCTGATGCAGAGAAATTTTGGCCAGAAAGGTTTATAGGTACAAATATTGATGTTCATGGACGTAACTTTGAACTTATACCGTTTGGTTCTGGGCGCAGAGGATGTGCTGGAGTACAACTCGCAATGACTGTGACTCCACTAGTGGTGGCTCAGTTGTTGCATTGCTTCAATTGGAAGTTGCCAAATGACATGTTGCCTAATGACTTAGACATGACTGAGAAGGCGGGGCTAGTAACCATAAGGAAAAACCATCTTCAAGCTATACCTTCTTATCGTCTTCAAATTTGA